One genomic window of Caenorhabditis elegans chromosome I includes the following:
- the hil-8 gene encoding H15 domain-containing protein (Confirmed by transcript evidence): MGSEKCSILSWFFIFAMIPPILRSTKSHAKRLTYKDMIVEIKVLNDPEGATRFAILKYIDEKWKTITKAKAKDQPKDKGAEKTIRTFYRTAIYDLRKDGVIQYTTRETFALTTQDPQNSPLKKSPSRAAAGGKGDSKAQGDNESSSSEDDD; this comes from the exons ATGGGGAGCGAAAAGTGTTCAATACtttcttggttttttataTTTGCAATGATTCCTCCAATCCTTCGTTCCACGAA AAGTCACGCGAAACGGTTGACGTACAAAGATATGATAGTTGAGATAAAAGTATTGAATGATCCAGAAGGTGCAACGCGGTTTGCTATTCTCAAATATatcgatgaaaaatggaagacCATAACAAAAGCGAAAGCAAAAGATCAACCAAAGGATAAAGGAGCTGAGAAAACGATTCGGACATTTTACAGAACAGCAATCTATGATCTTCGAAAAGATGGAGTCATTCAATATACAACGCGTGAAACATTTGCACTCACAACGCAG gatcCTCAAAATAGCCCATTGAAAAAATCGCCTTCACGTGCAGCAGCAGGAGGGAaag GTGACTCGAAAGCTCAAGGAGACAATGAGAGCTCAAGTAGCGAGGATGATGACTGa
- the let-355 gene encoding RNA helicase (Confirmed by transcript evidence) produces the protein MEIKSKFPAWKKKKRKFQIDKDGKKIKPNPGAQISKILQNGKVNGNSRQTGGQEQKFQNLEALKKKTMLLKKKKKQMNNFQKEEELLSSTFRITNGILKKEKKIEVTTISTQTPKKLPKTPISTPSNSKNATPMSTRKHSSSQQSPPHFEANYEKFSRPQLPIDAVEQQLMYELASQETLIVIGETGSGKSTQVPQLCVRAGIANSGSIAVTQPRRVAAISLASRVATEMGTNIGGIVGYHVRFENATCHKTKIEYMTDGIVLRKALVSPLLDKYSCVIIDEAHERSLHSDVLMCILRQCQDQRRETNNPLRLIIMSATLQAEKFQSYFNNAKVVLVAGRTFPIEVFHVNPKINKSFSSTDYVYNAVICVKYVHLTEPKGRDILVFLTGSEEIEAVASQLAELNGSLPASADVLMPVPLYAALRPEKQKEAFRKTPQGARKVIISTNIAETSVTIPGIRVVIDSGKVKTKRFEAFNRIDVLKVHNVSKAQAKQRAGRAGRDAPGKCYRLYSREDFHKFEAENMPEILRCNLSATFLELMKLGMKNPHRLKLIDPPETDNINAALLELTSLGAIRPVNSDRSKFALTEMGDAFCMYPLPPDHARILFQAQKEGCIMEAIKIVAAMQTDALFSGAGDSKSDADVDRIRRRFETREGDHITLLKLVLVTNQFFDQLNKKTESDARYGKANKSLEREYNQTIRKFCNDNMINEQHLKTASMIEEQLKQIAIEQKVTFSTCGADFMKMRKALALGMFLNSCEYDRQEDRYRLMINPAITLKIHPSSCLSRSKPAYIVFSELMKTNDLFALQVTLIDGDWVRPLISDHKKMRANHLAETTERVQQITRLEPKAKKAKLNVTF, from the exons ATGGAAATCAAAAGCAAATTTCCGGcgtggaagaagaaaaaacgaaagtttcaaattgacaAAGATGGGAAGAAAA TCAAACCAAACCCCGGTgctcaaatatcaaaaatacttcaaaatgGTAAAGTCAATGGAAATTCACGACAAACTGGTGGTCAggagcaaaaatttcaaaatttggaagcattaaaaaagaaaacaatgttgctgaaaaaaaagaaaaaacaaatgaataattttcaaaaagaagagGAACTACTGTCATCTACTTTTCGAATTAcaaatggaattttaaaaaaggagaagaaaatTGAGGTCACAACGATTTCG acacaaactccaaaaaaactaCCAAAGACCCCAATATCGACTCCTTCTAATTCGAAAAATGCCACACCAATGTCTACTCGAAAGCATTCTTCGTCTCAACAATCGCCTCCACATTTCGAAGCAAATTacgaaaagttttcaagaccCCAACTTCCAATTGATGCTGTTGAACAACAATTGATGTATGAGTTGGCATCACAAGAAACGCTTATTGTAATTGGAGAAACTGGATCAGGAAAATCCACACAAGTACCTCAG CTTTGCGTACGTGCTGGAATTGCCAACAGCGGATCTATTGCCGTAACTCAACCTCGTCGAGTGGCTGCTATTTCCCTAGCATCACGAGTGGCAACTGAAATGGGAACAAATATTGGTGGAATCGTCGGATATCATGTACGATTCGAGAATGCAACTTGTCATAAAACAAAGATCGAGTATATGACTGATGGAATTGTATTAAG aaaagctcTTGTCTCTCCTCTTCTCGATAAATACTCTTGCGTAATCATTGATGAAGCACACGAACGGAGTCTACATTCAGATGTTCTTATGTGTATTCTGAGACAATGTCAGGATCAAAGAAGGGAAACAAATAACCCGCTAAGATTGATTATTATGTCAGCTACATTACAG gcagaaaaattccaatcatATTTCAACAATGCCAAGGTAGTATTGGTTGCTGGTCGTACCTTCCCAATTGAAGTTTTCCACGTGAATCCGAAGATCAATAAATCATTTTCTTCAACGGATTATGTGTATAATGCAGTTATCTGTGTGAAATATGTTCATTTAACAGAACCCAAGGG acgCGATATTCTGGTTTTCCTAACAGGAAGTGAAGAAATTGAAGCCGTAGCATCTCAACTCGCCGAGCTCAATGGATCACTTCCAGCTTCTGCTGATGTTCTTATGCCAGTTCCACTTTATGCAGCTTTACGACCGGAGAAACAGAAAGAAGCTTTTAGGAAAACTCCACAA GGCGCCCGAAAAGTAATCATCTCGACAAATATTGCTGAAACATCTGTAACAATTCCTGGAATTAGAGTAGTAATCGATTCGGGTAAAGTTAAAACAAA acGTTTCGAAGCTTTTAATCGTATCGATGTTCTAAAAGTTCACAATGTGAGTAAGGCTCAAGCCAAACAAAGAGCTGGAAGAGCTGGAAGAGATGCACCTGGCAAATGTTATAG ACTGTATTCCCGAGAAGACTTCCACAAATTCGAAGCAGAAAATATGCCAGAAATTCTACGTTGCAATTTATCAGCGACATTCCTCGAACTAATGAAGCTTGGAATGAAGAATCCGCATCGATTGAAACTTATTGATCCTCCTGAAACTGATAATATCAATGCTGCTTTGTTGGAGCTTAcg tcacTCGGCGCAATTCGTCCCGTGAATTCGGATCGAAGTAAATTCGCACTCACTGAGATGGGAGATGCATTCTGTATGTATCCATTGCCACCAGATCATGCAAg AATTCTATTCCAAGCTCAAAAGGAGGGATGTATTATGGAAGCGATTAAAATTGTTGCAGCAATGCAGACAGATGCTCTATTTTCTGGAGCTGGTGACTCGAAAAGTGATGCAGATGTTGATAGAATTAGAAGACGATTTGAAACGAGAGAGGGTGATCATATCACGCTACTCAAGCTTGTTTTAGTTACTAATCAGTTTTTTGATCAG ttgaacaagAAAACAGAATCTGATGCGAGATACGGGAAGGCCAATAAATCATTGGAACGTGAATATAATCAAACTATCAGG aaattctGCAATGATAATATGATCAACGaacaacatttgaaaacaGCTTCAATGATTGAGgaacaattaaaacaaattgcaATTGAACAGAAAGTTACATTCTCAACGTGTGGAGctgattttatgaaaatgag AAAAGCGTTGGCTCTCGGAATGTTCTTGAATAGTTGTGAATATGATCGTCAGGAAGATCGATATCGATTAATGATTAATCCTGCGattactctgaaaattcatcCATCGTCTTGCCTCTCAAGATCAAAACCTGCATACATTGTGTTTTCTGAATTAATGAAGACTAATGATCTCTTTGcgct ACAAGTGACCCTTATCGACGGCGATTGGGTTCGCCCATTGATCAGCGATCACAAGAAAATGCGTGCAAATCATTTGGCTGAAACGACAGAACGAGTACAACAAATCACTCGTTTAGAACCAAAAgccaaaaaagcaaaactcAATGTCACATTTTAA